AGTTAAGGACCGGGCGAAAAACTAATTTTGAGGAATTCTTCCATGAAGAAGAAAGCGATAGAGATTCGCTACCTGACCTGGAGTCTCCAGCAGACTCTCCTGCCAAATCTCCCAACACTTCTAATAACGAAACCCCCGACCAACTTCTAGATTCCACGCCGACAATTTCGCCAGACATCTCATTATCtagtaattgtaaaatacaagAAAGTCCCCTACCTTTATTAAGTAGAACTGATAACCTCATCATATTAATTACTGGTAACGGTCACCCCCTGTGCGACGGAGCGCAGGAACTACTCCAAGCCAACAACCTGCCTCCCCCTGATGATCTTGCTCTCGGAAGAGCCCGTGTTCACTTTTCATGGCACCGCGACCGCCATGTCATCATGTTACCAGTAAAGGAAAGACGAACGACGCCCCTAGACGAACAAATACTTGATGAATGCCTCACTTCATTATTAGATGTAGTTTCAGAACTAGACTTACGCACCCTTAGCATACGGCTAACCGCTCAATTGGATTCAGTTTCATGGTCAACTATGGTCCAAAAGTTACAATCAACAATGATAGATCGACCTATAACTATCACTATTTGCAAAGGAATTACTTCCATCCCACTggaaaaagatagaattaaaataattaacgaaCACCACGAGTCTGCTGTCGGCGGACACAAGGGCGTTACCAAGACATATCGGCTCATTAAAAAACGATACAGTTGGCCTAATATGAAAACACAAATTCAAGATGTGATTAGACGGTGCCACACTTGTCAGTTGCGGAAACTTGTTAGAAAGAAAACAAGACAGCCCATGATCTTGACCGATACGCCAGATCACGCATTCGATAAAATTGCGTTAGATATCGTCGGGCCCCTTAAAACTACAAACGACGGTAACACATACATTCTCACTATGCAAGATTTGCTAACAAAATACTCGGTCTACGCGCCGCTATCTAATATTAGCGCCGAATCAACTGCGACTGCATtcgtcaattattttatatgtcgATTTGGTTGTCCACGTAGCATCCTCACGGACCAAGGGCGGAATTTCATGAGTCAATTAATGAAGAgtatcacaaaaaaatttcgcaTTCAGCAACTTCGCACTACAGCTTACTACCCGCAGTCTAACGGATCACTTGAAAGATCACATATGGTCCTAATGGAATACCTAAGATGTTTCGTGCGTAAAGAGAACGATTGGGATAAATTTATCGAAAGAGCAAGCTTTTCTTACAATACTTCCGTTCATGAGGGTACCGGGTTTACGCCTCACGAACTAATCTTCGGTTCACCCGCACGAATTCCATCTGAATTCAACTCCGACCCTGAACCAGAAACCTATGGAAATCGACTAATGAAGGTATTTTCTGAGATACGAGACCTCCAGCGCAACGCTAAGGAAAATCTAGATAAGGCTAAACAAAAATCGAAAACTTATTACGACAAACGCGTCAacgcaataattattaatcctGGGGATAGCGTCTTcctaattaataatctcaaaaCTAATAAATTCGTCACTGAATACTTAGGGCCATACAAAGTAGTCGAAGTGATGGATCACGAAAATGTTAGGCTCGAAATAAACGGGACTACCCGCGTAGTGCACACTAATAAGTTAAAAAGGGCTTACCCCCGCAATGCGGGATGACCCTACACCCCCCCCCCATTTTTCCTTTGCAATAACATTAATCTGTTGTTAACACTACAACCCCTAAACACCAAGCATTCCCATTCAAGGTTCTTCAATTATCTCTTCCAGTGACTCCGACATATTTCGTCATAATGGAATCTTGAAGAACATCTAGCCGCGGTGTCCCACCCAATCCACGAAACGTCACATTTGGCACGTGGAACACTGAAATTTCAAGTGGCATATCCCAAGGGCCACCCTTCTTGTTCCGAATGGATATTAAGATCCTGACGGTAACTATCTTGATCCGCTGCACTCACGCCCTTATAGGCTACGATTGCAGCGGGTCACATACAAATAGCACACTCATCTCGCTTCTCGAGATCGAAGAATGCAGAATCCCTGAAGGGAAAGTTATAACTGAAACAGTACCAATACGGTTACTTGAGCTACCGGAGACCACGCATGTCAGCGTACTCTCCTGTAGgtttgaaatagaaaatataatacggaataatgagaaaattaagCGCAACCGATTCTATTTGTCATGCAACCTTGCCGATTGCGCCTATCTGCATGCTCACAAAAGATTTCGCGTTGGAAATATAACCTTTGACAAATTGAAAACAAATGTTGTGAATAGTAGATTGCTACCTCCTAGCAATCatgctcattttttcttaccTACGTCTCCAAAGACTGGTATTAAGAATGTTGAAAgctatatacatatagcatttaaccaaaataaaattaaagtaaatacgttgaaaaataaaattacccTCCCCCACGGGATTTGCGAGTATTCGACACTACACTGCGTAGACGAAGAAGGGTACCACAATTATTGGTCACCCATATTCCACGACGGTTGCCACACTTCGCCAAATATTGTTGTACACCGCGGAAACGcgacaaaaatttattccgaCGCGCGCCCCATCGCATATTTAGTGCCGTTCGCTGACAAGAATCTCCTCGTATTTGTGCGTGAACGACAAGACATCTGTAATACCACTGTGCTACAAACTGAATACCCACGACTGATCATCACCATGGAGAACATCACCACACCAACCAATCCCGTGCCATATGACCAACCGCACCCTGTTACGGATCCCACGACGTCGTACCACATCACCAGCTGCATTTCGGAAACCCCTAAATCGGCCTACATCAAAGTCCTACTAGATAAGTGCGAGAAGGAAAGGATTGCGCTACAAATAGCCGCACACACCGCTCTATGGGATCCTGATCAATTTGCCTACACTATAACCGGCAGACCAGGACATTCAGCCCACATCCAAGGCGAGGCTGCACTAGTGTATCGATGCACACCCGTGCCAGTACAAATAAGAACCACAGATACATGCTACAAACAATTGCCAATTATTGCCAACGGTGCTCCCGGATACCTGGCACCAAGGACACGAGTGATCTCCGCGTTTGGTACCGAGGTCGAGTGCAATTCAGAGGAAGCCATCATCTTCCGCCTCGGAAATATCTGGACGCAGTTTCAGCCTCACCGGCGAAACGTTACCACCTCCACCTTGCCGGGACTAAACTACCTGCCTTGGGGATCACCTCCTCTAAAAACTGAATACAAAGTAGCAGGAAAAGTCACCTTGGACAATGCCCAACAGAGCACTCCATTAGAACAAGATACTTCCTATATCCAGCGCcagctttataaaatttgttggaTAACCATCTCTTTAATCAGTCTTGCACTGATAGTAAGGCAGAGATGCTATAGGCGAAAGAAATCGCTTGTTAATTTGCCAGGAACTTGGTCTCACCGCTACATCGAAACTGTCGTGCATCCAAAGCGCATAGCAGAATCAAGGGAACGAAGTAGAGAGCCATACTCTATTTTAAATCACCGTGCTCAGCTTCTCCAAAGGCCAGACAGTCCTAGGACCCGACTACCATTACCTACACCTCGCCAAATTCAGCCTGAGATATTCAAGGAAATGACGGCGGTTTCTCGATCCCTCGACCGTTTGGAGAACCGGATAAACGAATGGATCCCCACGCCTATCGCCACAACAGCAGAAGTGGAAAATCACAGTGAACAAAACAGACAACGAATGTGCATGAATGCCCCGCGAAGGGGAACGTGAAGTGAACTACATTACaactaaaagaaaatacaccTTGTTAGGTAATTTCCTATGTAAAGAGGAAAAGAGTAGAATTCTCTTCTGTCATAATAAAAGGGTAAAGTAGAAATAGTGAAGTAACAGAAGATTttcattatacaaaaaaaaaatatatatatatatatatattaattaatgataataataatagatttctttttattggaagaaagaaaaaaaaaattttctttttcttttttttttctctttttatatatatatataatcactCTCGTATCTTCTCTTTTCCCCTCACATTGTACGCCTATGTGctatacatttgttttttttcttttctttttttttttttttcattttgtttattagCGGGAGCAACtttcactttttctttttcttttcgtcttttcttttaagtatGCGCGCCACGAATTTTTGttaccaaaatttttctttattttttttttttatatatcgcaGTTACCCCTTTTTCCCTCAAcgtatttactttattattttggcAGGGAAACAACAGTTTTCCACAAATCTTCCGGGACTTAGAGGGAGTCGCTCTCTTTAAAAATCCAAGCAACTTCCTCTAACTCCCTTTGCGTACAATAGATCACAagatctctttctttctttaattataagccagtagttatatatataataaataaagatataaaaactgATCACTATGATGTTAAAAATAGTGATCTGTAGAAAAATTCGCGTTACTATTAAAATGAGTAATCACAGTGATACTCAGGGATATTATATGTCGtcagtattattaatgtattattagaaTGCTGTAGCAATGTCAAGAATGAATTATTTGGTCAATCAAGTGTTAATGTCTCcaagaacaaagaaaaagatatatatgtatatgtgtataagcAGGCATGTACGTACTGTGATACTTgataacaatatatacatgtatccTCAGCATTAATAACACTACAAGTACTCAGTTGCtgaaatcattaaattttaaatatattacaaaaactcGTTGTCATGGTATAACACTACATGCcagtaaaataatagaaaaatattaaggtctcattaattcattaataacaaGTTTTGACAATTTTCAAGGAATAAAATCAAGTACCATTAACTCAATCAAGTATTAatgcacttaaaaaaatcttcctgtaattaagaaatacggTATTTCCAGTATCACTAAAtcaaataagaattatatacatatattaggGACAATAGCCTATCgttgatttaaaaatcaacCTTTCACTCTTGGAGAGATTACTACTATTATTACTTAGggataatatacacatagttAAGTCTTAACtgacacaattaaaaattattaaatgttaaaaggaCTGATTGAAGATACTAATATaggatatattaaaaatcaagttgtgatatataatgtaacataagtagcataagtataattaaaatatataatatagcataaaataatttatgtacgtGGTAGTATAGTATAgcatattaatttactattaggTAAGACATTAGGTATATTGCCAAGCGTTATTGAAAATTCATATATACTATTGAACGTCATCACCAAGtatattgtcaaaattacGTATTAAGCAACACGcagtatataattgtaattcgtGATACGTCATTGTCAATTAATTCAGTATTAACAAGTAACCTTACAGTGATACCGATAAACACTGTATTCCTAATATCATTAGACtagatgtatgtatatatatatatatatatacatacaagaCTACAGTTTACCATTGATCCAATGATCAAGCCCCTTCGGGAATCTATTACCATactaagaaataatatatatatattttcaacattaataAACATTGTTAAGGACTATTaaacaaaagtattattttaagatatattgaATATCACAGATTAAGTCATtagtgtaatatataatatatatagcctagagagaaattatatttgaaaccGTCACTATTATCAAAGATTATCAAACGTTAAGAACTCCAccaaatatgttattaaaattatagactAAATATTATACGTTATACAGCCGTAATTCTAGTTGCGTCGTTATGAATCGAATAGAATAGTAACCGAGCGCGCAATATTATAAGCGTGAGTTATTTGGTGAGTGCGTTGTATTTCGTTTCCTTTGAGTCGAGCGATATCGCAACGTTTTcattctgtctctctctcgcgaCATCGTCTTTCCTTCGAGAGCCAGCaaccttttcttttctttctttctttatttttcgtGACCATAATTATgctcaaataaattaatttaatctattgATTTAATCTAGTTGAGTCGCGACATCTCCGATATCGCTCTACCATAAGGAGGGGGGTGTTACGTtcgatgaaaatttttcaatgattTCATCTCACGTTCGCGCACCGCGCTCTCGCGTGCTCCGCCGGAGCACCCGTCTCACCGAGCGCTCCCCTCCCCACGAAATCAGACGCGCGGAGTATCAGCGCGTACACCCTACGCTTAtactctttattaattttattgttatcacGTGCGTAATTATTACCTCAATTGTTAAAGCTCAAACCCATCGAATCATGCCGcgtatagttaaaaatttcattaaaagagCAACATTCTTTCGTCGCCTTTCTATTACTATTAACGACAGGGTGCAACCGCCACCCCTCAACTCTCTTGTTAATTGATAATACTGCAATCCGTCGCAGTCATGCTATAGGTCTTTCACATTATTAGTAACCTGGAATAATGTGAATAGTTGAAAACCATGCGGTTCACGCGTGACACCCTTGCGCTACCGAAGAGTCGGTCCAGCCGCGGAGCGCGTGTACCAAGTGGGATAGCAATAGCTCGAGCATTATTCCAATCGGGAAGTATGAGTAAGATAGAATAAGTAAAGTAATTACAAAGGTATGCGGTTTAATTGCTCCGCTCACAGAGGTGATAGGGGGAAGGCGAAGGAAGCATTCGAACGCTAATCACCCTGGCTACCTCTTGACCGAAGTTTATATTGatccgaataaaaattagaaactatgaaaattcaaaagtaatgGTTATTTGTCGCGGAATTTTCCATGGATTTGAGCTTCCCTACACCCGCGTACCCCTAGGACCCCCTAGTTTTCGGATATATAAGGAGCGCGAGAGCCTCAGGAAGCAGCATTTTCGCTCCCATAACGAGTCGCGCTGCCAGTAGACGTTACTCTGAAGAAAGTACTATCCacgcgataattattagccTTCGTGCTCTTACTACTACAAGGTATACGACATCGAGACTATTAAATTCTTGATAGAATTTAAACAAGAAACCGAGCAGTGCGTAAGTAATATCTCTCGTACATACAAGCGCCGTAAAATCATTGTCAAGTGTAGACTCACGcaactttgtttaaaataaagtttttgttttctctctcttaaaaagaaaaatctgttcaatataactgttttttttttctatataccTAGTGgctaaaaaaatctattagtccgcgaaaaattattaagtggGGCAAAATACGGGGCGAAACCATCCTCGGTGCTCCCAAAAATATTCTGAAGCGATATAGCGACTTCCCTGAATCCTCATCCTGGAAGCTGGGCGCTACGATTCAGGCGCCTGCTTCCTCCCTGAACTTCAAGCCAGGGGCGCCTACCGGGGCGCTTAAGCTAGAAGGTGTCCAGGGGACAACGGGCGCCTATTAAGGCGCTTCTCATCCCCTACGTCGTCCCTCCATCTAAACTGTGCACCATAGGGCAGCCCATAGGGCGCTCTCCGTCACAAACGCCCCATCTTTCCTTTGGCGTGGGATTTGTTGCGCCCTCCCTGGGCGCTCCCCCCTCACGCAGTCTACGCCTTGTCGCAATTAGTACGCTCTTCCTCCCAATAATATCCGAGAAAGTACCCACAAAAGAAAAGAGGtactctcctttttttttattatcactttTGGCCTAAAAATCAATTCCTAAAAAGCACCACTAAAAACCGCGTCATTCACGTGACAGGCAGTAACAAcgcgaataataataagaataactatcattgatctctctctctttctctctctctctgtgttgACGTACTCTCGGTCCGCGTCCGTGTGGAACGGAACAAGACGGGTAAGAACAGAACCCGAGTCAATCTCTCACATACCTTCCGTGGGATGGTACGGGCTGCCCGCTAGGGCGCTTATCCCCTGCACTCCCCTCCTTATTCCGTAAGGCAATGGGCTCGCCTATTTGGGCGCTTTACCCCCACGGACTTATACAATCACAAACTTAATAGATTGACTCGATTTCTCATCTAACCCAGCAAAATTACACCGATTaaacatttctataaaaattaaaagaaaggaaaataaatattaacagagagaaagagaagaacaTTACACAAATTACACAACTCTCGCAACACTCGCTTATCCAAATTTACCTGCCTGACACGTGTCTTTTCTATATAATCATGGGttcgtttaataaatttggttcACTACCAAACAGTGCGACATCATGCCACGGTCTCGCCGAGGAGGACGGAAGCGGCAAATCAAACGATTAAAATGGCGTCTTATCGAGGCTGGAACGTTCGACCCGACCGTCTTCGATCAACCTCCGCCCCCCGACACCTCCCCGAGACGCCACGGATCACCGGGCCCGTTTGGGCTGCCGCCTCCACAGCCTACCCCCTGCACCCGCCCAGTTCCCCCGGCACCACCCTGCCATAGCGCACCAAACTTCGCTCCCTTTAGGCGCCCGCCGCCCCGGTTACCCCCAGGGACCGACATAGCCCCTATACGCGCCCCCACGCGTCCCGCTAGAGTGGACCGTCAGGCCCGTCCACCCCAGCGACAAGGCCCCCGCGTCACTAGCGACGAGGCCTTCGTCGGGTCGCTCCCCAAACTCGCCTTATCCGGCAAAGCGACCCCTCGGTCCGTAGAAACTTATAGAAGGCTTCTCAAGCCCTTCGAAGGAGCACCACCTCTCAAAAGAGCAAAACAAGCAGGAGAACAATAAAACAGTTACGCTCCTGGGGAACTACGGGTTACGCTCGGCCCCGGTACTTCCTGCCTCCCCCAGGACGtaacaagtttaaaaaatgtcaaaatctATGATAGTTGTTATAGTTTCTAagtaaacatttatgtaaGTTTTAGTGACAACAAACACAAGATGcaatacttataaattaatataattaaaactttacatgtaacattttttctgagaaaaaatttatataataaaaagatatttgttaaatttaatcaataataaagtatGTTAAGCTTTTCAACACTTttgttatcaaaataaaaaaaataacttttatgtaatattcaacaaaatatacttacaaaaaaatagaaatgcgtttattataaaaatcttattttatctattacaaaaatttacatatgtatttatcttatatattaagtaatatgttattttattgattaaacaGTTATTGTGCAATTAACTGGCGACACATCTTGCAAAATGCGGCCACGTTCATTTCCAGGAATAAtttcatcattatttatatttctcataTTTGCTTCTGAATCGGGATATTCATCGTCACGTGGAGGTTCCAACAATTCTAAATCGTTAATGCTTATCAAATTGTGTAAAACGCAACAAGCATGTATTATTTGTACCATACGTACAATATTTCGAAGTTTGAAGTGATATAATTGTCTGAATCTTTGTTTTAAGCAACCAAATGCGTTTTCAATCACTACACGACACGaacttaatttactattaaaatgCCTCTGAACTCGTGTCAGATGTCCGTTATCTCTATATGGAACAATTAGGCATTCTAAACAAGGATATGCACTATCTCCAAGTATATAAGATCGAAccatctaaaaaataatttgttttattaattgtaatataaaataaattaaaaggagTTTTCCAGCAAGTAACACAAATTGACACAGCAATATTTCTGTCTTTGTTTGATATTTAGTGAGAGACAAGGACAAAATTACTGCTGTGTCAATTTGTGtctcttgctggaaagctcccaatatgtatatatatataaaacaatcacTAACTTGGACATATTTTCTGAAGACATTCATACAAACGAGATTCCCGCAACACCCTTGCATCATGCACTGATCCGGGATATCCAACAAACACATCTAGAATGGACGTCCATTcaacctccatagatccatgggacgtctatgtccatggtggaagtcagatggacgtccattagagatctagtaaacttccttagctccattggaggtttacctccatggcggaagttagatagacgtccattagggatccagtaaacttccatggctccattgaaggtttacctccatggcggaagttagataaacgtccattaaagatccagtaaacgtccatggctccattggaggtttacctccatggtggaagttagatagacgtccattaaggatccattGAACTTCCACaactctatggaacatttattttcatggtagaagttacccagacaacacgcttgtcagaatgaaaactttaagagaacttctttaagaaaacatttagatatcgtGGAAATAATGTCCAAATGTTAACATTTGTCAGAGATGTCTACTAAGaaaggtctttgagatatctcatggaagagttttatttaagtttcttgaaaatgttatctttatgatatcacagctaaatgatatcagcttaatgtcttataaaagatatcacaatgctgtccgatttttgagccgtccatgcgcgttgtagttgactcagaaatcagacaacactataacatcctgaatgagagatccatttgatatttaaaaaaattatcataaagataatgtttgatccaaaaataacggtttgtctacaattactgcgtctatcatgtactgaacaaaaatagaataataaatgtattattcaatttttcttagaattgatctatatagttaaaaccatctaattaaccatttaaacgcttcaaagtattaatgctaaatagatcgcaatttccatcaaattattaaggttatggaaaaagataaatttaacaataaaattaataagtaaataaaataaagctatttatttttaatatgttttgcaaaatttaattgcttttataaaaaataatataatggcgtcagtttataacatataagtatatgtagacaataacaagtactcatatcgatgagtcaaattggcatagcagatagagtacaaagtttgtaatcctaaggtcccgggttcaaaacctaccagaggcaagtaagaataaaataaaataatattgttcgGGATTTGATTTTCCCTTTCAAATTTACCGTCCCTTGAATTCGTCGCGCTTGCCGATGGCATGATCATAGCATATCAATAAGATTTAGCAGCGGACGAGCGGGGACACAATAATATCACGCCGGCCGTCTCGAACCGCAGTTTCTGAGCTTTATGCTCCTCGGTGGAGGACCGCGTGATCCTCTCGATGGAGGATTGCGTGGTCCTCCGCAGATCAGCTACGTGGTGAGTGATCGCCACGCACTGTAAGCGTTTTGATCGGATGGTGTGGAGGCGCCCGACTTCCCGGAGCAATTCTCCGCAGCCAGTCTTGCGCCTGCTACCGCCCGCCAAGATCATTCTTCGCGCTTCGCGCAATTCGTTCAAGTTCCAAGCATTTACGATCGATCCCGCGCTGTTTCTCTTTATATCGGGATTGCGAGTGACTATTTGCTGTGCGTCGAAATACATCGAAGTTCGCTTTTTCGATTAATCACTCATATGTTGTTATATTTTGCGCTTAATCGCGGGCTGAGAGATCAAGCCGAGATATCGCCAGTACGACCATCCCATTAACCGGCTGACGACATCGCGTTCGTGATTGCACAGCTGCCGCGCGACAAGATATCCGTCGATCGCGATCTCAAGATTTCCGTCGCGAAAGCGTGCATCTCCACGCTAAACAAGATTTCCGACGCGCCTTTCTCTTCGACAGCCTATCATCGTGCAAGGAAGATTTCCGATCGCTCACATCTCGTCGTCTTCGCGTATGTCCGGATCTCACTCTCagttccgcgcgcgcgagcactCTTTGTATTTGTCAAAGTGAGAAGTGAAACATACAATAAAGTTCTGTAAAGTTTTGACATGTAAGTGCGTCTTTTCAGATCCACCTCATCTAATCTCATCCTCTAGTGAATTTCCGAAGTCACACGACACGCACTCCGCGCTCAGCGCTGAGCGGTTCCGGCCTTCGCGCCGACATTCTCATATCACGGCGCTATCGcgttcaaatataatttaaatttaattaattaataaaaatttgtcctaaatttagtatgtactgttgatacaaataatttaaaagaaataaaatttttattttaaatttttcttttgtcaatcatctatcgaggctctatgaagcctctattaatgatccacgaaacatccgtcagtcatccatcgaggctccgtgaaacctctattaatgatccacacaacgtctaatagacctctttgacgacctctTATGgaggtctaatggacgtccactggaagtttaaacttccatggcagacgtccattagacgtctactggaggttttatttctatgtgggtattAATATAAGAGTCGTGATCTTGTGATGGTTTATCAATCCGGATGTGAGTGCCATCCACAGCAcctacaaataaatttttaattttatatttataaacaaattatttataaacaaatacatttatacacataattatacataccAATGATTCCAGGAAACTgtttattttcgaaaa
This genomic stretch from Monomorium pharaonis isolate MP-MQ-018 chromosome 4, ASM1337386v2, whole genome shotgun sequence harbors:
- the LOC105828177 gene encoding protein ALP1-like, with protein sequence MEVEWTSILDVFVGYPGSVHDARVLRESRLYECLQKICPSRSYILGDSAYPCLECLIVPYRDNGHLTRVQRHFNSKLSSCRVVIENAFGCLKQRFRQLYHFKLRNIVRMVQIIHACCVLHNLISINDLELLEPPRDDEYPDSEANMRNINNDEIIPGNERGRILQDVSPVNCTITV